The following coding sequences lie in one Amycolatopsis cihanbeyliensis genomic window:
- a CDS encoding thrombospondin type 3 repeat-containing protein — protein MGGFTLRGGRRALVVAASAVVSMGLAVAPAQAGSIWDGYGPWGPYGFGKQPVLGESIPPGEPLGKYDNADFDGDGVRNIADNCLLVPNSDQAPAVRRGNAIGPRDMLRLAADWKVDNPQARFRTDAELGAACSGYDKNYLRTTRALIHASDQRKIEIFEFLGQSGPMFGGSPAPMSSDPAPGPGNLATSLPMCSSKEKIAELPNWILSGFTDPGSGIIDPFVELLPQQFTDCGGTGWIRAIEDSGMYWGWAGKRLYTNEDGGRITNRFVAGLTELPGFDEFAGGPLGKLISQGLPMLFPAGTGQTFQGLIFRGKSYIDGNDAIVMDWRGPKAFPANFEFGDNGYLIYDECRAIQTGVYHCTAVVDAVVGESRMTWQEGYMPWVIKGPPSIEEYLAATR, from the coding sequence ATGGGCGGGTTCACCCTGCGCGGCGGCCGGAGAGCCCTGGTCGTCGCCGCCTCGGCGGTCGTGTCGATGGGGCTGGCGGTCGCCCCAGCACAGGCGGGAAGCATCTGGGACGGGTACGGGCCGTGGGGTCCGTACGGGTTCGGCAAGCAGCCGGTTCTCGGTGAGTCGATCCCGCCGGGCGAGCCGCTCGGGAAGTACGACAACGCCGACTTCGACGGCGACGGCGTGCGCAACATCGCTGACAACTGCCTGCTGGTGCCCAACTCCGACCAGGCACCCGCGGTACGGCGGGGGAACGCCATCGGCCCTCGGGACATGCTGCGCCTCGCGGCGGACTGGAAGGTGGACAACCCGCAGGCGCGGTTCCGTACCGACGCCGAGCTCGGTGCGGCCTGCTCCGGCTACGACAAGAACTACCTGCGCACGACCCGCGCGCTGATCCACGCCTCGGACCAGCGGAAGATCGAGATATTCGAGTTCCTCGGCCAGTCCGGGCCGATGTTCGGCGGCTCGCCCGCGCCGATGTCCAGCGATCCCGCCCCCGGGCCGGGCAACCTGGCGACCTCGTTGCCGATGTGTTCGAGCAAGGAGAAGATCGCTGAGCTGCCGAACTGGATCCTCAGCGGGTTCACCGACCCGGGCAGCGGCATCATCGATCCGTTCGTCGAGCTGCTGCCGCAGCAGTTCACCGACTGCGGCGGGACCGGCTGGATCCGGGCGATCGAGGACTCCGGGATGTACTGGGGCTGGGCAGGTAAGCGCCTGTACACCAACGAGGACGGCGGTCGGATCACCAACCGGTTCGTGGCAGGCCTTACCGAGTTGCCGGGCTTCGACGAGTTCGCGGGCGGCCCGCTGGGCAAGCTGATCAGCCAGGGCCTGCCGATGCTGTTCCCCGCCGGTACCGGGCAGACCTTCCAGGGTCTGATCTTCCGCGGGAAGTCCTATATAGACGGAAACGACGCGATCGTGATGGACTGGCGCGGCCCCAAGGCGTTCCCGGCGAACTTCGAGTTCGGCGACAACGGCTACCTGATCTACGACGAGTGCCGGGCCATCCAGACGGGGGTGTACCACTGCACGGCCGTTGTGGACGCCGTGGTCGGCGAGAGCCGGATGACCTGGCAGGAGGGTTACATGCCCTGGGTCATCAAGGGGCCGCCCTCGATCGAGGAGTACCTCGCGGCCACCCGGTAG
- the paaB gene encoding 1,2-phenylacetyl-CoA epoxidase subunit PaaB yields the protein MYEVFVRGKRGLNHVHVGSLHAADDQMALRNARDLYTRRNEGVSIWVVRATDITASSPDEKDPFFAPSGDKVYRHPTFYEIPDDVPHI from the coding sequence CTGTACGAGGTGTTCGTGCGGGGCAAGCGCGGGTTGAACCACGTGCATGTCGGTTCGCTGCACGCGGCCGACGACCAGATGGCGCTGCGCAACGCCCGCGACCTCTACACCCGCCGCAACGAGGGCGTGAGCATATGGGTGGTGCGGGCGACCGACATCACCGCGTCGAGCCCGGACGAGAAGGACCCGTTCTTCGCCCCGAGCGGGGACAAGGTCTACCGGCACCCGACCTTCTACGAGATCCCCGACGACGTCCCGCATATCTGA
- a CDS encoding ring-cleaving dioxygenase encodes MTFETSGLHHVTAIGGDPQGNAEFYLRTLGLRLVKTTVNFDDPGTYHLYYGDGSGRPGTLLTFFPWRDAPSGRRGIGQATTTAFSVPEASIGWWERHLRERGVQTSRVVNRDAEDVLTLRDPDGLALALVAHPQGDPRDPWDNGHVPAEHAIRGLHSVTLSVSREDATAGMLTEGLGLSFSERDGNRFRFQAGAGGPGALVDVLVTPDAPHGLVAAGTVHHVAWRTPDEDTQAAWREELVDRGVQVTSVLDRQYFRSIYFREPAGTLLEVATDEPGFAIDEPLLELGRALKLPPWLEPNREQIAAALPKLDLPSENNPESRS; translated from the coding sequence ATGACCTTCGAGACCAGCGGCCTGCACCACGTCACCGCGATCGGCGGCGACCCGCAGGGCAATGCCGAGTTCTACCTGCGCACCCTCGGGCTGCGGCTGGTGAAGACCACCGTCAACTTCGACGACCCTGGGACCTATCACCTCTACTACGGTGACGGCTCCGGCCGGCCCGGCACGCTGCTGACCTTCTTCCCGTGGAGGGACGCCCCGAGCGGCCGGCGCGGCATCGGGCAGGCCACCACCACCGCGTTCTCCGTGCCGGAGGCCTCGATCGGCTGGTGGGAGCGGCACCTGCGGGAGCGGGGTGTGCAGACCAGCCGGGTGGTGAACCGGGACGCCGAGGACGTACTGACCCTGCGCGACCCGGACGGCCTCGCGCTGGCGCTGGTGGCGCACCCGCAGGGCGACCCGCGGGACCCGTGGGACAACGGGCACGTTCCCGCCGAGCACGCGATCCGCGGGCTGCACTCGGTGACCCTGTCGGTGTCCAGGGAGGACGCCACCGCGGGCATGCTCACCGAGGGCCTCGGCCTCAGCTTCAGCGAGCGGGACGGCAACCGGTTCCGCTTCCAGGCCGGCGCCGGCGGCCCCGGCGCGCTGGTGGATGTGCTGGTCACCCCGGATGCCCCGCACGGCCTGGTCGCCGCGGGCACCGTGCACCACGTCGCCTGGCGTACTCCGGACGAGGACACCCAGGCGGCGTGGCGGGAGGAACTGGTGGACCGCGGGGTGCAGGTGACCTCCGTCCTGGACCGGCAGTACTTTCGCTCGATCTACTTCCGGGAGCCCGCGGGCACCCTGCTGGAGGTGGCCACGGACGAGCCGGGCTTCGCGATCGACGAGCCGCTGCTCGAGTTGGGCCGCGCGCTGAAGCTGCCGCCGTGGCTGGAGCCGAACCGCGAGCAGATCGCGGCCGCGCTGCCGAAGCTGGACCTGCCCAGCGAGAACAACCCGGAGTCACGGTCGTGA
- the paaD gene encoding 1,2-phenylacetyl-CoA epoxidase subunit PaaD: MVTLTDARSIAETVTDPELPMITLAALGVLREVSVVDGKVIVSITPTYTGCPAMDTMRDDLLRALTGAGYAEVEVRTVLHPPWSTDWITAEGRRKLAEAGIAPPGAAPKRAGGPVPLNLAAPVRLVRCPRCDSPDTELLSEFSATACKSLRRCVACREPFEHVKEI, translated from the coding sequence ATGGTGACCCTCACCGATGCCCGGTCGATCGCCGAGACGGTGACCGACCCGGAACTGCCGATGATCACGCTGGCCGCCCTCGGTGTACTGCGCGAAGTGTCCGTTGTGGACGGAAAGGTGATCGTGTCGATCACGCCCACCTACACCGGCTGTCCCGCGATGGACACCATGCGCGACGACCTGCTGCGGGCGCTGACCGGGGCCGGGTATGCCGAGGTCGAGGTGCGCACGGTGCTGCATCCGCCGTGGTCAACCGACTGGATCACCGCGGAGGGCAGGCGCAAGCTGGCCGAGGCCGGTATCGCGCCACCGGGAGCGGCGCCGAAGCGGGCCGGGGGGCCGGTCCCGCTGAACCTGGCAGCCCCGGTGCGGCTGGTGCGCTGCCCGCGCTGTGACTCGCCGGACACCGAGCTGCTGTCGGAGTTCAGCGCCACGGCGTGCAAGTCACTGCGCCGGTGTGTCGCGTGCCGGGAACCCTTCGAGCACGTGAAGGAAATCTGA
- the paaC gene encoding 1,2-phenylacetyl-CoA epoxidase subunit PaaC gives MAFDNAYEAITEENDSRWAFGTGFEDPLSGVDTTVPGGVDGSDLAAYCLMLGDDALVMSHRLQEWCTRAPELEDEVALANIGLDLLGQARLLLARAGKADGTGRGEDHYAFLRAEHEFRNVRLVEPGNGDFAYSMARLLVFATWRLSLLSGLTGSRDPVLAAIASKGVKEVAYHRDYAARWVVRLGDGTELSRQRMQAGLDEVWPLVGELFGPHEVELRLAEAGIGVDPRPLRAEFDEVLARVLPAATLERPERGELGRVAGKAGRDGVHTETMGYLLAELQSVARAHPEATW, from the coding sequence ATGGCTTTTGACAACGCCTACGAGGCGATCACCGAGGAGAACGACTCCCGCTGGGCCTTCGGCACCGGATTCGAGGATCCACTGTCCGGTGTGGACACGACCGTGCCGGGCGGGGTGGACGGATCGGATCTCGCCGCCTACTGCCTGATGCTCGGGGACGACGCGCTGGTCATGTCGCACCGGTTGCAGGAGTGGTGCACGCGGGCGCCGGAACTCGAGGACGAGGTGGCGCTGGCGAACATCGGGCTGGACCTGCTCGGGCAGGCGCGGTTGCTGCTGGCCAGGGCGGGGAAGGCGGACGGAACCGGGCGCGGGGAGGACCATTACGCGTTCCTCCGCGCCGAGCACGAGTTCCGGAACGTGCGGCTGGTCGAGCCGGGCAACGGGGACTTCGCCTACTCGATGGCGCGGTTGCTGGTGTTCGCCACCTGGAGGCTGTCCCTGCTGAGTGGGCTGACCGGGTCGCGTGACCCGGTGCTGGCCGCGATCGCGAGCAAGGGCGTCAAGGAAGTCGCCTACCACCGCGACTACGCCGCGCGGTGGGTGGTCCGGCTGGGCGACGGCACCGAGCTGTCCCGGCAGCGTATGCAGGCCGGCCTGGACGAGGTGTGGCCGCTGGTCGGCGAGCTGTTCGGACCGCACGAGGTCGAGCTGCGGCTGGCCGAGGCCGGGATCGGGGTCGATCCGCGGCCGCTGCGCGCCGAGTTCGACGAGGTGCTGGCGCGGGTGTTGCCCGCGGCCACTCTGGAGCGGCCGGAACGCGGCGAGCTGGGCCGGGTGGCCGGGAAGGCGGGCCGGGACGGGGTGCACACCGAGACGATGGGCTACCTGCTGGCCGAGTTGCAGAGTGTGGCGCGAGCCCATCCGGAGGCGACATGGTGA
- a CDS encoding MarR family winged helix-turn-helix transcriptional regulator, with protein MVTWWGLVIEGYLATQERLMGEIAERFGLAPASFDILVRLIRSPECRMPMTRLAGEAALSSGGFTKVADRLVAAGLIRRAPSERDRRVTYVVLTEHGRDVAERARHACAEILRRRVLEPLGPAASASLAEAMRTLRDANTPEP; from the coding sequence ATGGTGACCTGGTGGGGCCTGGTGATCGAGGGATACCTGGCCACTCAGGAACGCCTGATGGGCGAGATCGCCGAGCGCTTCGGCCTGGCCCCGGCCTCCTTCGACATCCTGGTCCGGCTGATCCGCTCGCCGGAGTGCCGGATGCCGATGACCCGGCTGGCCGGCGAGGCCGCGCTGTCCAGCGGCGGGTTCACCAAGGTGGCCGACCGGCTGGTCGCCGCGGGCCTGATCCGCAGGGCGCCCAGTGAGCGGGACCGCCGGGTCACCTATGTCGTGCTGACCGAGCACGGCAGGGACGTGGCCGAGCGCGCACGGCACGCCTGCGCGGAGATCCTGCGCCGCCGAGTGCTCGAACCCCTCGGGCCCGCGGCGTCCGCATCGCTTGCCGAGGCGATGCGGACGCTGCGGGACGCCAACACTCCGGAGCCCTGA
- the paaE gene encoding 1,2-phenylacetyl-CoA epoxidase subunit PaaE, whose translation MGVPVKTRRRTGFHSLTVAEVRRLCADAVAVTFEVPPELAAEFEFRPGQSLTLRRTADGREERRNYSICAPAGDRLRIGVREVPGGLFSGWLVHEVRPGDEIEVQPPAGSFTPDLDQPGHHVLVAAGSGITPVLSIAASLLRNPEVRVTLLYGNRRADTVMFADDLADLKDRWPSRLELVHVLSREPREAELFTGRLDPAKLRALLGALIPAERVKHWWLCGPHPMVTGAREVLAEAGVPRERVHTELFYVDDIPPDPVRREEVEPEGGGGEVTVVLDGRSTTVALPPDTTVLEGAQRVRPDLPFACKGGVCGTCRAMVVDGEVRMRRNFALEESEIAAGFVLTCQSLPVSEQVAVDYDA comes from the coding sequence ATGGGCGTGCCCGTGAAAACCCGCCGCCGTACCGGGTTCCACTCGCTCACCGTCGCGGAGGTGCGGCGGTTGTGCGCGGACGCCGTGGCGGTGACCTTCGAGGTGCCACCGGAACTGGCCGCGGAGTTCGAGTTCCGGCCAGGGCAGTCGCTGACCCTGCGCCGCACCGCGGACGGCCGGGAGGAGCGGCGCAACTACTCGATCTGCGCCCCGGCAGGCGACCGGTTGCGGATCGGCGTGCGCGAGGTACCGGGAGGGCTGTTCTCCGGCTGGCTGGTGCACGAGGTGCGGCCGGGGGACGAGATCGAGGTGCAGCCGCCTGCCGGGAGCTTCACCCCGGACCTTGATCAGCCGGGGCACCACGTGCTCGTCGCGGCCGGTTCCGGCATCACCCCGGTGCTGTCCATCGCGGCCTCCCTGCTGCGCAACCCGGAGGTCCGCGTCACCCTGCTGTACGGGAACCGGCGCGCGGACACGGTGATGTTCGCCGACGATCTCGCCGACCTGAAGGACCGCTGGCCGAGCCGGCTGGAACTGGTGCACGTGCTGTCCAGGGAACCGCGCGAGGCGGAGCTGTTCACCGGGCGGCTGGACCCGGCCAAGCTGCGCGCACTGCTCGGTGCCCTGATCCCGGCGGAGCGGGTGAAGCACTGGTGGTTGTGCGGGCCGCATCCGATGGTGACCGGCGCGCGGGAGGTGCTCGCCGAGGCAGGTGTCCCACGCGAAAGGGTCCACACAGAACTGTTCTATGTGGACGATATTCCACCGGATCCGGTGCGTCGCGAGGAGGTCGAGCCCGAGGGCGGCGGTGGCGAGGTCACCGTGGTGCTGGACGGCCGCTCCACCACGGTCGCGCTGCCGCCGGACACCACCGTGCTGGAGGGTGCCCAGCGTGTCCGCCCGGACCTGCCGTTCGCCTGCAAGGGTGGGGTGTGCGGAACCTGCCGGGCGATGGTGGTCGACGGTGAGGTGCGTATGCGGCGCAACTTCGCGCTGGAGGAGTCCGAGATCGCGGCGGGCTTCGTGCTGACCTGCCAGTCCCTGCCTGTCAGCGAGCAGGTCGCGGTCGACTACGACGCCTGA
- a CDS encoding DUF418 domain-containing protein produces MTDVTRRRIPEIDVVRGFALAGLPLVNLMLTVGENRYPDPDAFSAFVYHDLVYQRFLSIFCFLFGVSFALILRSASGRAERPRLVLARRLVVLLAIGIVQLLVLDGNLQLAVYAVLGLVVLLPLSYLPRHVQLVVGLALLAASMPIVEPDPEHAGNPLKVLAEWSGLLAIGASTVRYGIHADLARRGRQLRTALLVSVTLAVISNLLRLDPANVLGSVLAEIRLLSTSATYVVALLLLLRTRAVTALSAVFAPLGRMALTCFLTQAAAAMVFAALVDVRGWNYAAVTFGCTTAFVVAQAAVCAWWLRRYRYGPVEWLWRCATWLDVVPMRRTDLVR; encoded by the coding sequence ATGACAGACGTGACCCGACGGCGAATCCCGGAGATCGACGTCGTGCGCGGGTTCGCGCTCGCCGGCTTGCCTCTGGTGAATCTCATGCTCACCGTCGGCGAGAATCGCTACCCGGATCCTGACGCCTTTTCCGCTTTCGTGTACCACGATCTCGTATATCAGCGCTTCCTCAGCATATTCTGCTTCCTGTTCGGGGTGAGCTTCGCGCTGATCCTGCGGTCGGCGTCCGGGCGAGCGGAACGGCCACGGCTCGTACTGGCACGACGGCTGGTCGTGTTGCTCGCGATCGGCATCGTCCAGCTGCTCGTACTCGACGGGAACCTCCAGCTCGCGGTGTATGCCGTGCTGGGCCTGGTCGTGCTGCTGCCGTTGTCCTACCTGCCCCGGCACGTCCAGTTGGTGGTGGGCCTTGCCCTGCTGGCGGCCTCGATGCCGATCGTGGAGCCCGATCCGGAGCACGCAGGAAACCCGCTGAAGGTCCTTGCCGAGTGGAGCGGCCTGCTTGCCATCGGGGCCTCGACGGTCCGCTACGGCATCCATGCCGACCTGGCCCGGCGTGGGAGGCAACTCCGAACGGCACTACTCGTCTCGGTGACGCTCGCGGTCATCAGCAACCTGCTACGGCTGGATCCGGCGAACGTGCTCGGTTCCGTGCTGGCGGAAATCCGGCTGCTGTCCACATCGGCGACCTACGTGGTCGCCTTGCTGCTCCTGCTGCGTACCCGCGCAGTCACGGCGTTGAGCGCGGTGTTTGCCCCGCTCGGCCGGATGGCCCTGACCTGTTTCCTCACCCAGGCGGCCGCGGCGATGGTGTTCGCCGCTCTGGTCGACGTGCGCGGCTGGAACTACGCCGCCGTGACCTTCGGGTGCACGACGGCCTTCGTGGTGGCGCAGGCCGCCGTGTGCGCGTGGTGGTTGCGCCGCTACCGGTACGGGCCGGTCGAATGGCTGTGGCGCTGCGCGACCTGGCTCGACGTCGTGCCGATGCGCCGGACGGATCTCGTCCGCTGA